GCCGGCATCAACTACAAGGGCTTCACGGTGAAGCAGTTCCAGGAGCTTCGAAAGACGCTCCCAGAAACAACGAAACTGATCGTGGCGAAGAACACGCTCGTTTACAAGGCCGTGGAAGGCACGCCCTGGGAGACGCTGAAGCCCTGCATGAAGGGCATGAACGTGTGGCTCTTCGTCCACACCGAGGAGATCCCTTCCGCCATCAAGCCCTACAGGAACTTCCAGAAGGAGAAGAAGCTCGAGGACAACGACTTCACCGGCGCCGTTTTCGAAGGCAAGTTTTACGGCCCCGATGAGGTTAAGAACCTCGAATCCTTGCCCACGCGCGCTGAGATTTACGCCACCCTTTTGGGGGCTTTGAAGAGCCCTGCTTCCGCTCTTGTTGGCACTCTTCAGTCTCCTGCTAGGGAACTTGTTACGGTTCTCAAGGCGCATATTAAGAACCTTGAAGAACAACAAGGTGTTGCGCAATAGATACCAATAGGTGTGTAGCCTTGTTTATGTGTTTTCTTTATTGCATTTCAGTTGttctttgtttccttatttgtCTATGGATgtgtagattattattattatcatgtgTTTTcttgtgaagaaaaaaaaatgtagaatggTGCCTAGGAATTGGGAATGCTGGAAAATCTGTTCCCTTTGAATCATGCTATTTCACTATTTATTGGTTATTATGCGCACACACTATGGTGATTGGAGTGCTGGGAATCATTCTGGACATTGAAGTTCATTTTGAGTGTGTTCTCGTTGAATGAGTTTATTTATACCAATTGTAGCTGCATGTAAAGAGGTTGGATATTGGGAATTGAATATGGGGAAAAATAATTGTGAAAACTGGAGTGAAACACATGGGGAATTAAATCCATTTTACTGTCCCACATGAATCTAATGTTGTAAAAGGATGCACCAGTTGTTACTTAATGAAATTTCTACAAATGCCCCCACCTCCTTCTAGCTTACCTGAACATTTGGAGGTTCACTGCCTCATGATTGAACCAGTAATGTTAAATTTGGCAATCATATCAATTATCAACCGCATCTCCATGATAGCAATAAAATCCAAGTGTAACATAAAATATTAGTGAAATACACAAACTCACTTCTTAGTTCTTACCTCTAACTATTGGATATGATTCCACATCATAATATGTTAATCAACATCAAGCTCATccaaatcttataaaaatgataGACTTCGTGTGAAGGACTCTGATTGCTCTCATTAAGCAACATTCAGGAACAGCCAATTCCTTATACACAACCATTGATGTCTTCTATTAAGGATTTTGTTCCTTCTTGTGTAAGGCTCCTCTTAGAAGAGGGTCTTTTTTTGGGGCGTGGGTGAGGGTGTTCTCTAGGTCTGTAAAGCACTAAAACAAGATACAAGACATTGACATTTCATTTCTGAAATATTTCCCTCAAGAGTTGTGAACGTTTTATAATGGCATTCTTGTGTACCTAATTTATCCCTCAAGAGTCAAGACTCTTTTCTGCAGCTGTATCATCCTTCACTAAATATGAGATAAGTGAGTGAAAGTGAAACTCTCTCACTCTCTCAAGGATGGTGCAACCAGCTGGAGAGAATCTAAGTCCAATTTGGATGTGATGTTAATGATGTTCTTACCAGCCTACCTTTCACAATCTCTGTCAAGGCACGTGCAATTCCCATATCAAGATATAAATAATCGAGTAGTTTCCATTAGTTGAAGGCCTTtatgaaacaaaatcaaatactaGAAAAGTGGCATGCTGCATTTCTTATAGAAACCTTCAGGGAACGAAGGTAGAAAGTAATCGCcagtaaacaaaattaaacggAAAATTATATCATGTAATAATGTGTCCACGTGAATAATTTGGATCATTCTGAAGAAATAGTGATGGGGCACAATGTTATTTCGTGACATATGCAGAAGTAGTCGTACGCAATTACCATTACTCGAAAAAAATGATTACCCGAGTTTGAAAAGTACAGTGTTTCACTTAAGTTATATTTAGATGGCTAAAAGCGAGAATCAATGATATCTTCTGCTTGAAGTTATGTTCCAGTTCGGCAAATTTTAGAATGGTTGCACGGCAGAGCCACACACTTGTAAATGACAGTTTCCATTCTCAGGCCCAAGTCTGACAACTGCCAAATAAGATAACTGCGTATAGTTTTAATTacttgtgcttttttttttaccagatAACAATGGGTAGCTTGAGAATTTTATTCACTGACTTAGTGACCAATTGATTCGTTTCTCACTGAGATCATAAAACAGATTACGAGAGTAGAATTTTATTCGAATTTAATTCTAACTCTCATGTTATTAAACATTCATGAAGAGATTTTGTTGAATTTGGCATAAGTGAAAAAGTACCACAttttcattgtaaaaaaaacaagCGTAAAGTAAATTCCGTTCTTTCAAATAATCGCAAGTGAACCCAATACTAAGAAGTTAACTcgttgttttatttatataaaaagatcATCAAGAGAGTGGAGAATTTGATGCAATTACTACTGTACAAGTAGCACACACTATTAGTGAAACAGAAATTACATCAATGCGATACTGCACGATGAAAGACTCCAGGACAGGAGAGTAGTAACTTTAGCGATTTTCATGCTCGTGGCGAATCAGAAGTAATCAAATGCATGATCCAACATGGTAAGCATCAAACTCCATTTCTCCATCCATCAACATAATGGCATTTTGCTCCTGCATCATAGCATTTTTCATGAAATGATGCAAATAGAACAACCGTTGAATGCTTTAATTTGGGCCAAAAATGGAACTGAATTATGAAAACATCGTAAGTATAGCCCTCCACACTCACagcacaaacaaaaatatataatctgTTAAGGAGTTGAAACCTGAGGATATCATGGCTAAACTGAACATAATTACAAGAACAATATTTGATCATACCTGTTTGGTTATTTCACTCATTATGTCATCCAACGACTCAAAAGTATTCTGCATGAGATCTTCTTGGGACTCCATGCTCTGCAAAATGCAGCCATCAATTGACTCCATCGAATAGAATTTCTCATCTTCACTAGACTGCGTGACTGATGGATTAACCAAAGATACATCAATTCTCTTGCTGCTAACTGTATTGTTTTGGTCTAAACTATGTCCTAAGGAACTAGTGTCTCCATTAGGAGAGACAGACTTTATGGTGTTGAAAGTTTGACTCATTTCTTTGTTGCAACCCCGGTTATCTGCTTCCCAGCTCTGATGCTGGGTGTAACATGATGTCAGTAAGATATTCTCAAGTAAGCCTTCTTGACATCGTAGCTTACCTCTAGCATCCTCCAAGGGAGGAGCAACAACACTAgtggaagaaaaatcaactGGGCTGTTCCCACTGCAAAAAGTGGATGAGGAAAAGTTCAAGTTATTTTGAGCCAGCTGATCATTGTTACTGACTGCAGAAGTATTGGCAGGAAACTTAGATATCTGAGTTGTTCCCTGCCAGCTTTTATTACACCGATTATAACCCAACTCACAGATGCCAGGGTCAAAGGATTGTGTTTTCACCGAAGCAGCTCCAAGAGAAGAGTGATTTCCGAATGCTCCAGAATTATGTGTTGGTGGGGAATTTCCTTGTAAAAGTAAATGATTATTTGAGAGACCATGTAGAGAATTATTTGGATTTCTAACAGTAGCTCTACTGTTTGAGAAACCAGAGGAAACTTTAAATCCACTTGATAAATCATCAAGTGGACTCAACTTCCTAATACCAATTGAACAATTATTCTGCTGAAATTGGTTACCATCGATTGATGTTGGAATGCCCTGTAATAAACTTGAGGTTTGATTTGCAGAAAACATGGATAGCTGCATGTTTCCAAGTGTTTTTATGGACCTGCTATCAATGTTTTGAGAATGAACAGGCTGAACAAGAAGAGAAGAGTTAATTCCTCTCAAGCCAGATGGGGAGTTCAGCCTACAAAACAGTCCACCAGATGCATATGATGGTAGTGTGGTGCTTATCATTCCTCCTGATCCCGACAAAGTGCGAAAGCCTTCTATTGAATCCATCTGCTGGTAAGGATCACTATTACCCAACGTAGCAACCATGCTAGGCTGTTGAGTGGATTTTTTGAGACCGAGTCTGTATTTCTGCAATACAAAATGACTGCATAAGCTTATATCTAGAACAAAATTGTTGTTCATTATGCACACTTATATATCATAAATTACCATTGTTAAACTTTTAATGAGTTATCAGATCTAAAACATTCTCACTCCAATTATTTGTCCAGTTCAAAATGCAAATTACGCCCTTCAATAGGCCCCGGAATTGAAACCAAAGGGGCATATGATAAATTGGAAAGTTAGAGTTTATACCTGCAGATGGCTTGCTATGTTTTCTCGTGTAAGTCCTTCAACATTCATCAGGTCCAGTATTCTCTTGGGGAAAGCCTCTGCAATAACAGTTGAAACCTCACGTTAGGAGCTACAAAATCCACATTAAGGTGCCAAATAAACATACATTATAATTCCATGTTCTCAAGTCAAGCAAAATTAGAAAAGTAGATATTCTTTATCACAAACTCACTGTCAATTCCCAGATGATTAATCGCAGCAAGAAATTTCCTATGCAACTCGGCATCCCAAACTAAACGAGGCTTCTTCTGATTTGAGGgttcttcattttcttgatcatattcttcctcttcctcatccTCGCTttgttccttccttttttgaCCCAGTTTTATATTCTGGTCGGCATTACTTTTTGATGCCATGGCTTGACTACATTCCCCAGCCATATAGCAGGCTTTCTCCTCATTTGCAAGCTTACCAGCCATACTGCAGGCTTTTCCCTCACTTGCAGTCTTATTCTTATCCTTGCTATCAATCCTCCTTCGCACTACATGTTGCCATATGTTCTGTAACTCTTCAATTCGAACCGGTTTCGTTAAGTAGTCACAAGCGCCGTGTATAACACCTCTCATGACCCGCTCTTTATCACCGTATCCTGACAACACTAGatcacacacacagacacaaaaCGCAAGAGTTTAAGTCCATATCATTACTGTGAGATGGCACATGTTTCTGAGACCCGTGAATTTCTCTCTAGActtgaaaagaacaaaaaacaatcaaatGGAATTTGGAAAGATTTCTTTGGTTAAATACCAACAATCTCGGAATAAGAGAATAAACCTCAAGTTGATTGAATGTCAAGACAGAAGTGTTTGAGCTTACTGATAACTGGTAGGTCCATTTCAAGTTCCACTAGCTCAAGCAGCTTAAACCCATCCATGTCTGGCATATTCACATCACTAATAACAAGGTCAAACTTGTTTCTGTTTTTCCTCAACATGTCTAGCGCCTTAATTGCCTGATTAGTTGTAGTAACTGCAACAAACAAACATATAAATCAGATGTGAGATAAGACAAAGGAGTGTAATTGTCAGACGCTTAATCAGAATTATGGCAGGATTCTTAGTTATAAAAGTAATGTAGCAacacaataaaaacatttttaaaaaaatcttcagtattgtaagagaaaaaaatttcatttttgggAGAATAAAGAAAGAACATCCGACTTGCAAAGAAAGAAATTTTGAATAACAATGAAAATTGCCAACCACAAAGTATCCATGTGTCTAAAACTTCACATGGGAAGAGaataacaagaaaacaaatcatgCAACAATTCATGACCACTAGATGACAAGTAAAACCAATGTAGAATCGAATTGAGTGAATTAAAATGGAAAAGTGACTAACCATTATACTGGCATTTGCGAAGCAGGTTCTCCAACACTGAGAGGCACGTTTCGTCGTCGTCAACGGCAAGTACACGCATACCCACCGGAAAACGGTCTTCCACCCCCATATTAAACCAGAACCAAGTACCCAGATGAAGAATTATGCATTGTTTGGAGAACACACCAATCACAGAGCAAAAAGCTCCAAACTTGACTACAGAAATCTTGTTTTCAGGGCCTCTTTCACGCAACAgacaaacaaattatttaaaattaaaaaggagagagagagagaaactcaAGAAAAGGCTGGAGAGGAAGGGtaacaaaacaaaactaacaCCACAAATTGAACTATGATAGTGACTGCCAAAAAACAATGAGggatttaacataaaaatacaaaacacaaatctttattcttttataatttcagTGAAAGTGTCTTTTTCTCTGTCTGCGGCCAATGGCATTGATCTTCTCTCTGTCGTTCAATTTTTTCTTCCAACACAACAGAGTTAGTCTTTgtctttaattatttgttaattgccTGTGTGAATGCTGAATACAAATACAATAATGCACCTGGCTtaccctttttatattcaacaaaaccacctaagtctaggAGATTGACTGATATGATATCTTCGTgtgtaaaatatgttaaaacgACCTAATTTGGGTAggtaattatattcattaaaccACATTCTTTTCCATTTATTTCCCTACTTATTACTACATCACTtattatatttactattttctttttctctctccttttttaaCTTCATACATGCCCAAAATGAGGTTTTACTCGACATTTCCCATACATAAATGATGTTTTTagcaataataatttatgttatttaatcaattgatttagaatttgaatttgacttaaatataaaatatatcaaattagaaagaaaataattatcttatgtACGCTTTTAATCTCAACGAGAAttagtcattattttttttataagtttacttaatatcaatattatgatcagaaaaaaaattatattgttttagTATTATTAAGGTTAAATACAAGCATGAGTTAGATggattttatttacataataacCGTATGTATGTTGGgcaaactttatttttaatcttcaaTCAAAATTCTAGATTTCAATACTCTAAAACAAAATACCAAAATTTCTAAGATTTAGATGGCGTTGAGTTATCACGGATTTATAAATTTGGATAAAAATTTGAGttcataatactttttttttatctctaattaTAAAACATTTACAATTAATTCGCgttctttaaaaaaagtaagtaattaatcacattcaattagttaattaattatattattatttcagaATTATGATTACTTTTCATTAATGTTTAGAGAGATAATAATTAAGTAAggctaaataagaaaaaataattaatatatctaaaattagagaataatcttataaaaaatattttttaaaataattttataattaaagatagAGAAAGTAATTGATTAGAAATTATTATGCAATATTTATGCAATCAATGATGtattatactaaaaataatGATGAGTGATCTTCTTCAACCAATAGAGTATGTCTGAAGAGAAGATGACTATCaccttatcttttacttttttttaggtttaaatattttttcttacaatttaatttttttttcattttcttcctaaagaaaatcattttagtacttataaaatatatttattttattttttggccttaaagtattttagataaaacaataaaaagtacattaaatggtgaaaaaaatgttatctaaaacactttaagaaaaaaacaaaacaatcacATTTTTCAAATactaagatgaaaaaaaattgaaagagtaaaaatgaaaaaaaaaaacccattaaattgcaaagacaaaaaatgtctttcctttttttatcaacccatgttaatttgttagttttatgaGAAGTGTAAGGGAAAGAGATTTGAACTCATAtcctctttttcacttttctctttacaagtttctttctcaatcattgagataatcttatatt
This region of Glycine soja cultivar W05 chromosome 17, ASM419377v2, whole genome shotgun sequence genomic DNA includes:
- the LOC114391431 gene encoding 50S ribosomal protein L10, chloroplastic-like is translated as MEATASAMSFALPSTKAQAQAQLLTRPTNPFTIPSRSPAHRPPPRLPTIRAAIPRTKKEATVETVREQLENCYLLAGINYKGFTVKQFQELRKTLPETTKLIVAKNTLVYKAVEGTPWETLKPCMKGMNVWLFVHTEEIPSAIKPYRNFQKEKKLEDNDFTGAVFEGKFYGPDEVKNLESLPTRAEIYATLLGALKSPASALVGTLQSPARELVTVLKAHIKNLEEQQGVAQ
- the LOC114391430 gene encoding two-component response regulator ARR10-like isoform X2, with product MGVEDRFPVGMRVLAVDDDETCLSVLENLLRKCQYNVTTTNQAIKALDMLRKNRNKFDLVISDVNMPDMDGFKLLELVELEMDLPVIMLSGYGDKERVMRGVIHGACDYLTKPVRIEELQNIWQHVVRRRIDSKDKNKTASEGKACSMAGKLANEEKACYMAGECSQAMASKSNADQNIKLGQKRKEQSEDEEEEEYDQENEEPSNQKKPRLVWDAELHRKFLAAINHLGIDKAFPKRILDLMNVEGLTRENIASHLQKYRLGLKKSTQQPSMVATLGNSDPYQQMDSIEGFRTLSGSGGMISTTLPSYASGGLFCRLNSPSGLRGINSSLLVQPVHSQNIDSRSIKTLGNMQLSMFSANQTSSLLQGIPTSIDGNSPPTHNSGAFGNHSSLGAASVKTQSFDPGICELGYNRCNKSWQGTTQISKFPANTSAVSNNDQLAQNNLNFSSSTFCSGNSPVDFSSTSVVAPPLEDARGKLRCQEGLLENILLTSCYTQHQSWEADNRGCNKEMSQTFNTIKSVSPNGDTSSLGHSLDQNNTVSSKRIDVSLVNPSVTQSSEDEKFYSMESIDGCILQSMESQEDLMQNTFESLDDIMSEITKQEQNAIMLMDGEMEFDAYHVGSCI
- the LOC114391430 gene encoding two-component response regulator ARR12-like isoform X1, producing MGVEDRFPVGMRVLAVDDDETCLSVLENLLRKCQYNVTTTNQAIKALDMLRKNRNKFDLVISDVNMPDMDGFKLLELVELEMDLPVIMLSGYGDKERVMRGVIHGACDYLTKPVRIEELQNIWQHVVRRRIDSKDKNKTASEGKACSMAGKLANEEKACYMAGECSQAMASKSNADQNIKLGQKRKEQSEDEEEEEYDQENEEPSNQKKPRLVWDAELHRKFLAAINHLGIDKAFPKRILDLMNVEGLTRENIASHLQKYRLGLKKSTQQPSMVATLGNSDPYQQMDSIEGFRTLSGSGGMISTTLPSYASGGLFCRLNSPSGLRGINSSLLVQPVHSQNIDSRSIKTLGNMQLSMFSANQTSSLLQGIPTSIDGNQFQQNNCSIGIRKLSPLDDLSSGFKVSSGFSNSRATVRNPNNSLHGLSNNHLLLQGNSPPTHNSGAFGNHSSLGAASVKTQSFDPGICELGYNRCNKSWQGTTQISKFPANTSAVSNNDQLAQNNLNFSSSTFCSGNSPVDFSSTSVVAPPLEDARGKLRCQEGLLENILLTSCYTQHQSWEADNRGCNKEMSQTFNTIKSVSPNGDTSSLGHSLDQNNTVSSKRIDVSLVNPSVTQSSEDEKFYSMESIDGCILQSMESQEDLMQNTFESLDDIMSEITKQEQNAIMLMDGEMEFDAYHVGSCI